Proteins co-encoded in one Streptococcus ruminicola genomic window:
- the thrC gene encoding threonine synthase, with product MTLIYQSTRDENNKVTASQAILQGLATDGGLFTPTSLPEVALDFDALKDASYQEVAKLVLSAFLDDFTEEELDYCINSAYDEKFDTSAIAPVVKLADQYNLELFHGSTIAFKDMALSILPYLLTTSAKKQGVDNKIVILTATSGDTGKAAMAGFADVPGTEIIVFYPKDGVSKIQELQMTTQTGNNTHVVAITGNFDDAQTDVKRMFNDVALREKLLAHKTQFSSANSMNVGRLVPQVVYYVYAYAQLVKAGHIKAGEKVNFTVPTGNFGNILAAYYASQIGVPVGKLICASNENKVLTDFFTTGTYDKKREFKVTTSPSMDILVSSNLERLIFHLLGNDAAKTKDLMEKLVSEGEYTLSGANQAILDMFEAGFATEAETSAEIKRVYDACDYVEDPHTAVASAVYQKYVERTGDHTPTIIASTASPYKFPRVAVEAVSGQAPADDFAAVKELEKLSGVAIPKAVNGLETAEVRHKTVVATSDMQKAVEDYLGL from the coding sequence ATGACGTTAATTTACCAATCAACTCGCGACGAAAATAACAAAGTGACTGCTAGCCAAGCTATTTTACAAGGATTGGCAACTGACGGCGGACTCTTCACCCCAACGTCACTTCCAGAAGTGGCTTTGGACTTTGATGCTTTAAAAGATGCTTCATACCAAGAAGTGGCTAAACTGGTTCTATCAGCGTTTTTGGATGATTTTACAGAAGAAGAATTAGATTACTGTATCAATTCAGCTTATGATGAAAAATTTGACACATCTGCCATTGCTCCAGTCGTTAAACTAGCAGACCAATATAACCTTGAGCTTTTCCATGGTTCAACGATTGCCTTTAAAGATATGGCTTTGTCAATCTTGCCATACCTTTTGACAACATCAGCTAAAAAACAAGGTGTTGATAATAAAATTGTGATTTTGACAGCGACATCAGGAGATACTGGTAAGGCTGCCATGGCTGGCTTTGCGGATGTTCCAGGAACTGAAATCATTGTCTTTTATCCAAAAGATGGTGTCAGCAAAATTCAAGAACTTCAAATGACTACACAAACTGGTAACAACACGCATGTGGTGGCTATTACTGGTAACTTTGATGATGCTCAAACAGATGTTAAACGTATGTTTAATGACGTGGCTTTACGTGAAAAATTGCTTGCGCACAAGACACAATTCTCATCAGCTAACTCAATGAACGTTGGTCGCTTGGTGCCACAAGTTGTTTACTATGTCTACGCTTATGCACAATTGGTTAAAGCAGGTCATATTAAAGCAGGCGAAAAAGTTAACTTTACAGTACCAACAGGTAACTTTGGTAATATCTTAGCAGCATACTACGCTAGTCAAATTGGTGTTCCAGTTGGTAAATTAATCTGTGCTTCAAATGAAAATAAAGTTTTAACTGATTTCTTCACAACAGGTACATATGATAAAAAACGTGAGTTTAAGGTGACAACAAGTCCATCAATGGATATTTTGGTATCATCTAACTTGGAACGCTTGATTTTCCACCTTTTGGGCAACGATGCTGCTAAAACAAAAGACTTGATGGAAAAACTTGTATCGGAAGGAGAGTACACTCTTTCAGGTGCTAACCAAGCTATTCTTGATATGTTTGAAGCTGGTTTTGCAACGGAAGCTGAAACATCAGCTGAAATCAAACGTGTTTATGATGCTTGTGACTATGTTGAAGACCCACACACAGCTGTTGCGTCAGCTGTTTATCAAAAATACGTTGAACGAACTGGTGATCACACGCCGACTATTATTGCCTCTACAGCAAGTCCTTATAAATTCCCACGTGTTGCCGTAGAAGCTGTTAGTGGACAAGCGCCAGCAGATGACTTTGCTGCGGTAAAAGAACTTGAAAAATTGTCAGGTGTCGCTATTCCAAAAGCTGTCAACGGACTTGAGACAGCTGAGGTTCGCCACAAAACAGTTGTTGCTACAAGTGACATGCAAAAAGCTGTTGAAGATTATTTAGGACTTTAA
- a CDS encoding MATE family efflux transporter yields the protein MKQTKKIIRLAFPAMMENLLQMLMGVVDNYLVAQVGLIAVSGVSVANNIITIYQAIFIALGAAVSSLVAKSLGEKNAQKSLHYQSESLLITLGLSLVLGLVSLGLGKTILTWLGTDAAVTQAGGLYLAIVGGLIVSLGLMTTLSAFLRALGKPQLPMYISLLTNVLNAGLSAVAVFILHWGIVGVACSTVLARLVGTLLLASQLPIKKIIKNIRWTLDSDLIKIALPAAGERLMMRAGDVVIVAIIVKFGTEVVAGNAIGETLTQFNYMPGMGVATATVILVAHSLGQKNIQEIKQLIKESYLISVALMLLVGATIYFSGGYLTHLFTSNQAALDASLVVLFYSFVGGPATAGTLIFTAAWQGLGNAKLPFYATTFGMWVIRIISGYVLGVSLRLGLTGVWLATVADNIFRWIFLYILYKKYMNSFQESTIK from the coding sequence ATGAAACAAACAAAGAAAATTATTCGATTGGCTTTTCCAGCCATGATGGAAAATCTTTTGCAGATGCTTATGGGGGTAGTAGATAACTATCTTGTTGCACAAGTTGGTTTAATTGCTGTCTCTGGGGTCTCTGTAGCTAATAATATTATTACCATTTATCAAGCGATTTTCATTGCTCTTGGTGCGGCGGTCTCAAGTCTAGTTGCCAAAAGTCTTGGGGAAAAGAACGCTCAAAAATCACTTCACTATCAATCTGAGTCTTTATTGATTACTCTTGGATTGAGTTTAGTTCTTGGTCTAGTTTCTCTTGGCTTAGGGAAAACGATTCTAACTTGGCTTGGGACAGATGCGGCAGTCACGCAAGCTGGCGGTCTTTATCTTGCGATTGTCGGTGGTTTGATTGTTAGTTTAGGGCTGATGACGACCTTGAGTGCTTTTTTACGGGCTTTGGGAAAACCACAACTACCAATGTATATCAGTTTGCTGACTAATGTTTTAAATGCAGGTTTATCAGCTGTAGCGGTATTTATTCTGCATTGGGGGATTGTTGGTGTGGCTTGTTCAACAGTTCTGGCACGTTTGGTTGGAACGCTGTTGCTAGCCAGTCAGTTACCGATTAAAAAGATTATCAAAAACATCCGGTGGACACTGGATAGTGATTTAATTAAAATTGCTTTGCCAGCTGCTGGTGAGCGCTTAATGATGCGCGCAGGTGATGTGGTTATTGTGGCAATTATCGTTAAGTTTGGAACGGAAGTGGTAGCTGGTAACGCTATTGGAGAAACGTTGACACAATTTAATTACATGCCAGGGATGGGGGTGGCTACGGCTACAGTAATCCTTGTGGCGCATAGCCTCGGGCAGAAGAATATCCAAGAAATCAAGCAATTGATTAAGGAATCCTATCTAATTTCTGTTGCTCTTATGCTTCTTGTTGGAGCTACGATTTACTTTTCTGGAGGTTACTTAACGCACTTGTTTACCTCTAATCAAGCTGCTCTAGATGCTAGCCTTGTTGTTTTGTTTTATTCGTTCGTTGGTGGGCCGGCAACAGCGGGAACCTTGATATTTACGGCAGCTTGGCAAGGGTTAGGAAATGCAAAACTCCCGTTTTATGCAACGACATTTGGAATGTGGGTTATTCGAATTATTTCGGGTTACGTACTTGGTGTAAGTCTGCGCTTAGGTCTAACTGGAGTGTGGTTAGCGACCGTGGCAGATAATATTTTCCGTTGGATTTTTCTATATATTCTTTACAAGAAATATATGAATTCTTTTCAAGAATCTACTATTAAATAA
- the rpsJ gene encoding 30S ribosomal protein S10 yields the protein MANKKIRIRLKAYEHRTLDTAAEKIVETATRTGASVAGPVPLPTERSLYTIIRATHKYKDSREQFEMRTHKRLIDIINPTQKTVDALMKLDLPSGVNVEIKL from the coding sequence ATGGCAAACAAAAAAATCCGTATCCGTTTGAAAGCATACGAACATCGTACACTTGACACAGCGGCAGAAAAAATTGTTGAAACTGCAACACGTACAGGTGCTTCAGTAGCTGGACCAGTTCCACTTCCAACTGAACGTAGCTTGTACACAATTATTCGTGCGACTCACAAATACAAAGATTCTCGCGAACAATTTGAAATGCGTACTCACAAACGCTTGATCGATATCATCAACCCAACTCAAAAAACAGTTGACGCTTTGATGAAATTGGATCTTCCAAGTGGTGTTAACGTAGAAATCAAACTTTAA
- the rplC gene encoding 50S ribosomal protein L3, translating to MTKGILGKKVGMTQIFTESGEFIPVTVIEATPNVVLQVKTVETDGYEAVQVGFDDKREVLSNKPAKGHVAKANTAPKRFIREFKNIEGLEVGQEITVDTFEAGDVVDVTGTSKGKGFQGVIKRHGQARGPMAHGSRYHRRPGSMGPVAPNRVFKNKHLAGRMGGNRVTIQNLEVVQVIPEKNVILIKGNVPGAKKSLITIKSAVKAAK from the coding sequence ATGACAAAAGGAATCTTAGGGAAAAAAGTGGGAATGACTCAAATCTTCACTGAATCTGGTGAATTCATCCCTGTTACTGTCATCGAAGCAACTCCAAACGTTGTGCTTCAAGTGAAAACTGTTGAAACAGACGGTTATGAAGCTGTTCAAGTTGGTTTTGACGACAAACGTGAAGTATTGAGCAACAAACCTGCCAAAGGCCATGTAGCAAAAGCTAACACAGCTCCTAAGCGCTTCATTCGTGAATTCAAAAACATTGAAGGCTTGGAAGTTGGTCAAGAAATCACAGTTGATACATTCGAAGCTGGAGATGTTGTTGATGTAACTGGTACATCTAAAGGTAAAGGTTTCCAAGGTGTTATCAAACGCCATGGTCAAGCTCGTGGACCAATGGCTCACGGTTCTCGTTATCACCGTCGTCCAGGTTCTATGGGACCTGTTGCGCCTAACCGTGTTTTCAAAAACAAACACTTGGCAGGACGTATGGGTGGTAACCGTGTGACAATCCAAAACCTTGAAGTTGTCCAAGTTATCCCAGAGAAAAACGTTATCCTTATCAAAGGTAACGTACCAGGTGCTAAGAAATCTCTTATCACTATCAAATCAGCAGTTAAGGCTGCTAAATAA
- the rplD gene encoding 50S ribosomal protein L4 has protein sequence MANVKLFDQTGKEVSSVELNDAIFGIEPNESVVFDVVISQRASLRQGTHAVKNRSAVSGGGRKPWRQKGTGRARQGSIRSPQWRGGGVVFGPTPRSYGYKLPQKVRRLALKSVYSAKVAEEKFVAVESLSFAAPKTAEFANVLSALNVDSKVLVILEEGNEFAALSARNLPNVKVATATTASVLDIVNSDKLLVTKEAISTIEEVLA, from the coding sequence ATGGCAAACGTAAAACTATTTGACCAAACTGGTAAAGAAGTTAGCTCAGTTGAATTGAACGACGCTATCTTCGGTATCGAACCAAACGAATCAGTAGTGTTTGATGTTGTTATCAGCCAACGCGCTAGCCTTCGCCAAGGTACTCACGCAGTTAAAAACCGCTCAGCAGTATCTGGTGGTGGTCGTAAACCATGGCGTCAAAAAGGAACTGGACGCGCTCGTCAAGGTTCTATCCGCTCACCACAATGGCGTGGTGGTGGTGTAGTCTTCGGACCAACTCCACGTTCATACGGATACAAACTTCCACAAAAAGTTCGTCGCCTTGCATTGAAATCAGTTTACTCAGCTAAAGTTGCTGAAGAAAAATTTGTAGCTGTAGAAAGCCTTTCATTTGCAGCTCCAAAAACTGCTGAATTCGCAAACGTACTTTCAGCTCTTAACGTTGACTCAAAAGTACTTGTAATCCTTGAAGAAGGTAATGAATTTGCAGCACTTTCTGCACGTAACCTTCCAAACGTTAAAGTTGCAACTGCAACAACTGCAAGTGTTCTTGATATCGTAAACAGCGACAAACTTCTTGTTACTAAAGAAGCAATCTCTACAATCGAGGAGGTTCTTGCATAA
- a CDS encoding 50S ribosomal protein L23, with product MNLYDVIKKPVITEKSMYDLEAGKYTFEVDSRAHKLLIKQAVEAAFDGVKVANVNTVTVKPKAKRVGRYTGFTSKTKKAIITLTADSKAIELFAAEAE from the coding sequence ATGAATTTGTACGACGTAATCAAAAAACCAGTTATCACTGAAAAATCAATGTACGACCTCGAAGCAGGTAAATATACATTTGAAGTTGACTCTCGTGCGCACAAACTTTTGATCAAACAAGCTGTTGAAGCTGCTTTTGATGGAGTTAAAGTTGCAAACGTGAACACTGTAACAGTTAAACCAAAAGCTAAACGTGTTGGTCGTTACACTGGTTTCACTTCAAAAACTAAAAAAGCTATCATCACTCTTACAGCTGATTCTAAAGCAATCGAGTTGTTTGCAGCTGAAGCTGAATAA
- the rplB gene encoding 50S ribosomal protein L2, with translation MGIKAYKPTTNGRRNMTSLDFAEITTSTPEKSLLVSLKNKAGRNNNGRITVRHQGGGHKRHYRLIDFKRNKDGVEAVVKTIEYDPNRTANIALVHYTDGVKAYILAPKGLEVGQRIVSGPDADIKVGNALPLANIPVGTVIHNIELQPGKGAELIRAAGASAQVLGQEGKYVLVRLQSGEVRMILGTCRATIGTVGNEQQVLVNLGKAGRSRWMGIRPTVRGSVMNPNDHPHGGGEGKAPVGRKAPSTPWGKPALGLKTRNKKAQSDKLIIRRRNDK, from the coding sequence GTGGGTATTAAAGCTTATAAACCAACGACAAATGGTCGTCGTAATATGACTTCTTTGGATTTTGCTGAAATCACTACAAGCACTCCTGAGAAATCATTGCTTGTTTCACTTAAAAACAAAGCTGGTCGTAACAACAACGGTCGCATCACTGTTCGTCACCAAGGTGGCGGTCACAAACGTCACTACCGTTTGATCGACTTCAAACGTAACAAAGATGGCGTTGAAGCAGTTGTTAAAACTATCGAGTACGATCCAAACCGTACAGCAAACATTGCTCTTGTACACTACACTGATGGTGTGAAAGCTTACATCCTTGCACCTAAAGGTCTTGAAGTTGGTCAACGTATCGTTTCAGGTCCAGATGCAGATATCAAAGTTGGTAACGCACTTCCACTTGCTAACATCCCTGTTGGTACAGTTATTCACAACATCGAACTTCAACCAGGTAAAGGTGCTGAATTGATCCGTGCTGCTGGTGCATCTGCACAAGTTCTTGGTCAAGAAGGTAAATACGTTCTTGTTCGTCTTCAATCAGGCGAAGTTCGTATGATTCTTGGAACTTGCCGTGCTACAATCGGTACAGTTGGTAACGAACAACAAGTCCTTGTTAACCTTGGTAAAGCTGGTCGTAGCCGTTGGATGGGTATCCGTCCTACAGTTCGTGGTTCTGTAATGAACCCTAATGATCACCCACACGGTGGTGGTGAAGGTAAAGCACCAGTTGGACGTAAAGCGCCATCTACTCCTTGGGGTAAACCTGCGCTTGGTCTTAAAACTCGTAACAAAAAAGCTCAATCAGACAAACTTATTATTCGTCGTCGTAACGACAAATAA
- the rpsS gene encoding 30S ribosomal protein S19 encodes MGRSLKKGPFVDEHLMKKVEAQANDEKKKVIKTWSRRSTIFPSFIGYTIAVYDGRKHVPVYIQEDMVGHKLGEFAPTRTYKGHAADDKKTR; translated from the coding sequence ATGGGACGTAGTCTTAAAAAAGGACCTTTCGTCGATGAGCATTTGATGAAAAAAGTTGAAGCTCAAGCAAACGACGAAAAGAAAAAAGTAATTAAAACTTGGTCACGTCGTTCAACGATTTTCCCAAGTTTCATCGGATATACAATCGCAGTTTATGATGGACGTAAACACGTACCAGTTTACATTCAAGAAGACATGGTAGGTCACAAACTTGGTGAATTCGCACCAACTCGTACTTACAAAGGTCACGCTGCTGACGATAAGAAAACACGTTAA
- the rplV gene encoding 50S ribosomal protein L22 yields the protein MAEITSAKAMARTVRVSPRKTRLVLDLIRGKNVADAIAILKFTPNKAARVVEKVLNSAIANAENNFGLEKANLVVSETFANEGPTMKRFRPRAKGSASPINKRTTHVTVVVSEK from the coding sequence ATGGCAGAAATTACTTCAGCTAAAGCAATGGCTCGTACAGTCCGTGTTTCACCTCGTAAAACACGTCTTGTACTTGATCTTATCCGTGGTAAGAACGTTGCTGACGCAATCGCAATCTTGAAATTCACTCCAAACAAAGCAGCTCGTGTAGTTGAGAAAGTTCTTAACTCTGCTATCGCTAACGCAGAAAACAACTTTGGTTTGGAAAAAGCTAACTTGGTAGTATCTGAAACTTTCGCAAACGAAGGACCAACAATGAAACGTTTCCGTCCACGTGCTAAAGGTTCAGCTTCACCAATCAACAAACGCACAACTCACGTAACAGTAGTTGTGTCAGAAAAATAA
- the rpsC gene encoding 30S ribosomal protein S3: MGQKVHPIGMRVGIIRDWDAKWYAEKEYADYLHEDLAIRKFIQTELADASVSRIEIERAVNKVIVSLHTAKPGMVIGKGGANVDALRVKLNKLTGKQVHINIVEIKQPDLDAHLVGENIARQLEQRVAFRRAQKQAIQRTMRAGAKGIKTQVSGRLNGADIARAEGYSEGTVPLHTLRADIDYAWEEADTTYGKLGVKVWIYRGEVLPARKNTKGGK, encoded by the coding sequence GTGGGTCAAAAAGTACATCCAATTGGTATGCGTGTCGGAATCATCCGTGATTGGGATGCGAAATGGTATGCTGAAAAAGAATACGCGGATTACCTTCATGAAGATCTTGCAATCCGCAAATTCATCCAAACAGAATTGGCAGACGCTTCAGTTTCACGTATTGAAATTGAACGTGCTGTAAACAAAGTAATTGTTTCACTTCACACTGCTAAACCAGGTATGGTTATCGGTAAAGGTGGAGCTAACGTTGACGCTCTTCGCGTTAAACTTAACAAATTGACAGGAAAACAAGTTCACATCAACATCGTTGAAATCAAACAACCTGATTTGGACGCTCACCTTGTTGGTGAAAACATTGCACGTCAACTTGAACAACGTGTTGCTTTCCGTCGTGCTCAAAAACAAGCTATCCAACGTACAATGCGTGCAGGTGCTAAAGGTATTAAAACTCAAGTATCTGGTCGTTTGAACGGTGCTGATATCGCTCGTGCTGAAGGTTACTCAGAAGGAACTGTTCCACTTCACACACTTCGTGCTGATATCGACTACGCTTGGGAAGAAGCTGACACTACTTACGGTAAACTAGGTGTTAAAGTTTGGATCTACCGTGGTGAAGTTCTTCCAGCTCGTAAAAACACTAAAGGAGGCAAATAA
- the rplP gene encoding 50S ribosomal protein L16 yields the protein MLVPKRVKHRREFRGKMRGEAKGGKEVAFGEYGLQATTSHWITNRQIEAARIAMTRYMKRGGKVWIKIFPHKSYTAKAIGVRMGSGKGAPEGWVAPVKRGKVMFEIAGVPEEVAREALRLASHKLPVKTKFVKREAE from the coding sequence ATGTTAGTACCTAAACGTGTTAAACACCGTCGCGAATTCCGTGGAAAAATGCGCGGTGAAGCTAAAGGTGGTAAAGAAGTCGCATTCGGTGAATACGGTCTTCAAGCTACTACTAGCCACTGGATCACAAACCGTCAAATCGAAGCTGCCCGTATCGCTATGACTCGTTACATGAAACGTGGTGGTAAAGTTTGGATTAAAATCTTCCCACACAAATCATACACTGCTAAAGCTATCGGTGTACGTATGGGTTCTGGTAAAGGGGCACCTGAAGGTTGGGTAGCACCAGTTAAACGTGGTAAAGTTATGTTCGAAATTGCTGGTGTACCTGAAGAAGTTGCACGTGAAGCACTTCGTCTTGCTAGCCACAAATTGCCAGTTAAGACTAAATTCGTGAAACGTGAAGCAGAATAA
- the rpmC gene encoding 50S ribosomal protein L29: MKLQEIKDFVKELRGLSQEELAKKENELKKELFDLRFQAAAGQLDQTARLNEVKKQIARVKTVQSEKK, encoded by the coding sequence ATGAAACTTCAAGAAATTAAAGATTTTGTTAAAGAGCTTCGTGGTCTTTCTCAAGAAGAACTTGCTAAGAAAGAAAACGAACTTAAGAAAGAACTTTTCGATCTTCGTTTCCAAGCTGCAGCAGGTCAACTTGATCAAACTGCTCGTTTGAACGAAGTTAAAAAACAAATTGCACGTGTTAAAACAGTGCAATCTGAAAAGAAATAA
- the rpsQ gene encoding 30S ribosomal protein S17, which translates to MERNQRKTLVGRVVSDKMDKTITVVVETKRNHPVYGKRINYSKKYKAHDENNVAKEGDIVRIMETRPLSATKRFRLVEVVEEAVII; encoded by the coding sequence ATGGAACGTAATCAACGTAAAACCCTTGTTGGACGCGTAGTATCTGACAAAATGGATAAAACAATCACTGTTGTAGTTGAAACTAAACGTAACCACCCAGTCTATGGTAAACGTATCAACTATTCTAAAAAATACAAAGCACATGATGAAAACAACGTTGCTAAAGAAGGCGATATCGTTCGTATCATGGAAACTCGTCCACTTTCAGCTACAAAACGCTTCCGTCTTGTAGAAGTTGTGGAAGAAGCTGTTATTATCTAA
- the rplN gene encoding 50S ribosomal protein L14 has product MIQQETRLKVADNSGAREILTIKVLGGSGRKFANIGDVIVASVKQATPGGAVKKGDVVKAVVVRTKTGARRPDGSYIKFDDNAAVIIRDDKTPRGTRIFGPVARELREGGFMKIVSLAPEVL; this is encoded by the coding sequence ATGATTCAACAAGAAACTCGCTTGAAAGTTGCTGATAATAGCGGTGCTCGTGAGATCTTGACTATCAAAGTTCTTGGTGGTTCAGGACGTAAATTCGCTAACATCGGTGACGTAATCGTTGCTTCTGTAAAACAAGCTACTCCTGGTGGAGCTGTTAAAAAAGGTGATGTCGTAAAAGCTGTTGTAGTTCGTACTAAAACAGGTGCTCGCCGTCCAGACGGTTCATACATCAAATTTGACGACAACGCTGCAGTAATCATCCGTGACGATAAAACTCCTCGCGGAACTCGTATCTTCGGCCCTGTTGCACGTGAATTGCGTGAAGGTGGCTTCATGAAGATCGTATCACTTGCACCAGAAGTACTTTAA
- the rplX gene encoding 50S ribosomal protein L24: MFVKKGDKVRVIAGKDKGVEAVVLKALPKVNKVVVEGVAIVKKHQKPNNVNPQGAIVEKEAPIHVSNVQVLDKNGVAGRVGYKVVDGKKVRYNKKSGEVLD; the protein is encoded by the coding sequence ATGTTTGTAAAAAAAGGCGATAAAGTTCGCGTTATTGCTGGTAAGGACAAAGGCGTTGAAGCTGTAGTTCTTAAAGCCCTTCCTAAAGTCAACAAAGTTGTCGTTGAAGGTGTTGCTATTGTTAAAAAACATCAAAAACCAAACAACGTAAACCCTCAAGGTGCTATCGTGGAAAAAGAAGCACCAATCCATGTGTCTAACGTTCAAGTTCTTGACAAAAATGGTGTTGCAGGACGTGTTGGTTACAAAGTTGTAGACGGCAAAAAAGTTCGTTACAACAAAAAATCAGGCGAAGTGCTTGATTAA
- the rplE gene encoding 50S ribosomal protein L5 translates to MVNRLKEKYTNEVVPALTEKFNYTSVMAVPKVEKIVLNMGVGDAVNNAKNLEKAAAELALISGQKPLITKAKKSIAGFRLREGVAIGAKVTLRGERMYEFLDKLVTVSLPRVRDFHGVPTKSFDGRGNYTLGVKEQLIFPEINFDDVDKVRGLDIVIVTTANTDEEGRELLKGLGMPFAK, encoded by the coding sequence ATGGTAAATCGTTTAAAAGAAAAATACACTAACGAAGTAGTTCCTGCTTTGACTGAAAAATTCAACTACACTTCAGTTATGGCTGTCCCAAAAGTTGAGAAAATCGTTCTTAACATGGGTGTTGGTGATGCTGTAAATAATGCTAAAAACCTTGAAAAAGCTGCTGCTGAATTGGCACTTATCTCAGGTCAAAAACCATTGATTACTAAAGCTAAGAAATCAATCGCTGGCTTCCGTCTTCGTGAAGGTGTAGCGATCGGTGCAAAAGTTACCCTTCGTGGTGAACGTATGTACGAATTCTTAGATAAATTGGTAACTGTTTCACTTCCACGTGTTCGTGACTTCCACGGTGTTCCAACAAAATCATTTGATGGACGTGGTAACTACACACTTGGTGTGAAAGAACAATTGATCTTCCCAGAAATCAACTTTGATGATGTTGATAAAGTACGTGGTCTTGATATCGTTATCGTAACTACTGCTAACACTGACGAAGAAGGTCGTGAATTGCTTAAAGGCCTTGGAATGCCTTTTGCAAAATAA
- a CDS encoding type Z 30S ribosomal protein S14, with translation MAKKSMIAKNHRPAKFSTQAYTRCERCGRPHSVYRKFKLCRVCFRELAYKGQIPGVTKASW, from the coding sequence TTGGCTAAAAAATCTATGATTGCTAAGAATCATCGCCCTGCGAAATTCTCTACGCAAGCTTACACTCGTTGCGAACGTTGTGGCCGTCCACACTCAGTTTACCGCAAATTCAAACTTTGCCGTGTTTGCTTCCGTGAGTTAGCTTACAAAGGACAAATCCCAGGCGTTACCAAAGCTTCTTGGTAA
- the rpsH gene encoding 30S ribosomal protein S8 yields MVMTDPIADFLTRIRNANQAKHEVLEVPASNIKKGIAEILKREGFVKNVEVIEDDKQGIIRVFLKYGQNGERVITNLKRISKPGLRVYAKREDVPKVLNGLGIAIISTSEGLLTDKEARQKNVGGEVIAYVW; encoded by the coding sequence ATGGTTATGACTGACCCAATTGCAGACTTTTTGACACGCATTCGTAACGCTAACCAAGCAAAACACGAAGTGCTTGAAGTACCTGCATCAAACATTAAAAAAGGTATTGCTGAAATCCTTAAACGCGAAGGTTTCGTGAAAAACGTTGAAGTTATCGAAGATGACAAACAAGGTATCATCCGCGTATTCCTTAAATACGGACAAAACGGTGAACGTGTTATCACTAACTTGAAACGTATCTCTAAACCAGGTCTTCGTGTTTACGCAAAACGTGAAGATGTTCCTAAAGTTCTTAACGGACTTGGAATTGCAATCATTTCTACATCAGAAGGTCTTTTGACTGACAAAGAAGCTCGTCAAAAGAACGTTGGTGGAGAAGTTATTGCTTACGTTTGGTAA
- the rplF gene encoding 50S ribosomal protein L6: MSRIGNKVINLPAGVEVTNNNNVVTVKGPKGELTREFDKNIEIKVEGTEVSLHRPNDSKEMKTIHGTARANLNNMVLGVSEGFKKELEMRGVGYRAQLQGSKLVLSVGKSHQDEVEAPEGISFEVPSATSIIVNGISKEVVGQTAAYIRSLRAPEPYKGKGIRYVGEYVRRKEGKTGK, translated from the coding sequence ATGTCACGTATTGGTAATAAAGTTATCAACTTGCCTGCTGGTGTTGAAGTTACTAACAACAACAATGTAGTAACTGTTAAAGGACCTAAAGGCGAACTCACTCGTGAGTTTGATAAAAACATTGAAATCAAAGTTGAAGGCACTGAAGTTTCACTTCACCGTCCAAACGACTCAAAAGAAATGAAAACAATCCATGGTACAGCTCGTGCTAACTTGAACAACATGGTACTTGGCGTTTCTGAAGGTTTCAAAAAAGAACTTGAAATGCGCGGGGTTGGTTACCGTGCTCAACTTCAAGGTTCAAAACTTGTACTTTCTGTAGGTAAATCTCACCAAGACGAAGTAGAAGCTCCAGAAGGAATTTCATTTGAAGTACCATCTGCAACTTCAATCATCGTTAACGGTATCAGCAAAGAAGTTGTTGGTCAAACAGCTGCTTACATCCGTAGCCTTCGTGCTCCAGAACCTTACAAAGGTAAAGGTATCCGTTACGTTGGTGAATACGTACGTCGTAAAGAAGGTAAAACAGGTAAATAA